The sequence TAAGGGTAATAGCCCAACCAACGACTGGCTAAATGGGCGAATTGTTCAGGATTACCACTGACTGCAAACTTAGCGGTTCCCCTCTCTCGCCGATACTGACGCAAACCCAATAGTTCTAGCTCTTGAATCGCGGCTTGAGCCACGGCCTGGGCGGGATCAATTTGCCTAACTTGGGGGGGCAGGAGAGGGGTAATCACATCGGCAATATGGGGATAATGGGTACAGCCATAGATGAGAGTATCCAGGCCAAACTCAATTAGCGGTTCTAAATAGGCCTGGGCCACTTGCCGGAGATAGGGATCCTGACAGCGATTTTGCTCAATCAGGGGAACAAACTCCGGGCAGGCCACTTGACAAACCTGAATCGTGGGCTTTTGCTCTTGGAGGGCCTGGGGATAACTTTGACTGTTCACGGTCGCCGAGGTGGCCATAATCCCAATGCGTTTCCCTTTTTTAACGGCCACTTGGGCAGCGGGCAAAATTAAACCAATAATCGGAAAATCAAATTCACGGCGCACTTGCTCAAGGGCTAAGGCTGAACTGGTATTACAGGCCATCACCCCTAGCTTCACCCCTGACTGCTGCATCCAGGCCAGGATTTGGCGGACAAAGGTAATAATTTCTGCCGCCGACCGTTCCCCGTAAGGCAAGTGAGCCGTATCGCCAAAGTATAAAAACGATTCATGGGGTAACTGGGCCTGTAAGGCTTTCAACACCGTCAGTCCACCCAGGCCACTGTCAAACACACCAATCCAACCGGCCGAAATGTTCCGATAGGACGACCTACGCCAATTATTCACTCCGAAACCTCGTACTCCTCACACAAGAAACGCCACTAAATCCAATCCCGACAATAGATAAAAGGCTATGGCTAGAGCGGATTCAATATTGGCATAGGGACAGTTTAGCAACCTCATCGTATTTAATTAAGAGTCCAAGTAACAAACAATACATCTCTTTTTTCATGTCCATTAACGTAAATGGTTTAAGCTTTCGACTTCCCGCGTAAATAAGTCCGTAATCAGGCTCATTACCGTGCGTTTACGAATTTTGATATTGGCACTCACCGCCATCCCTGACTGCAAGGGAATCTGTTTATCGTTAATTTTCAAATATTGCTGATCCAACTTGATCCGGGCCGGAAAGCTATAAAAATTTCGCTCTGGGGTCGGGGGGAGGGCATCGGCCGCAATCCCAATCAACTCCCCCTTAATATCGCCAAACTCACTGAAGGGAAAGGAATCGATCCGCACATCTGCCCGCATCCCTGAATTCACAAAGCCAATATCTCGATTGGTAATATACACCTCGGCCACCAGAGCATCTTTCGGGACAACCTTGAGCATGGGCTTATCCGGTGTCACCACAAAGCCAGGGGAATGGGCCTGAAGATCAAAGACTGTCCCCGCTACTGGAGCGCGCACCGTTTGATAATTTAAGCCGGTTTGGAGTTGCTTGACCTTCGCCAGAATTTCCGCCAGCTTTTTATTATTTTCTACAATCGTCCGACTAAACTGAGTATCAATTTCGGCAATCCGTTTATCGTTTTCGGCAATGGCTCCATACAAGTCGCGGGAGACCGTTACGGTGGTATTTTTCAGTTTTTCTTTGGCTTCGGCAATGGCCACTTGGAGCCGATTCACATCCTGCTGAAACCGATCCACTTCCGCCAGGCCCCGCTGCACTTCTTGAACTTGGCGTAAATATTGAACCCGCGCAATCGCCCCCTCCTTCGCAACAGGTTCTAAATCGTCCAAGATAGTTTGATTCACCTTAAGAATATCCCGTTGACTTTTTAGCTGCCCCTGGGCCTGATCGAGTTGTTTTTGGAGTTGGTCAATTTGCAAACGCACCGTGGCGATTCGGGAACGGGCTTCTTCCTGATTGGATTGCCAGCGAGATTGTTGCTCCGGTGTTAAGTTAACTCCTTGAGTATTCCCGGCTAATTGGGAGCGAAAGAGTTGGTTTTCTGCTAGCAGGGCCTGACGATTTTGGGCGAGAAGACGCATCGTGGCGGGAATGGTGGCTGGGGCCTGGGATTTACTTCCGGTAAGCTGTTGTTGATAAAACTGATTTTCCTGTTGCAGGGCCTGGCGCAAACTTA is a genomic window of Pseudocalidococcus azoricus BACA0444 containing:
- a CDS encoding HlyD family efflux transporter periplasmic adaptor subunit, encoding MTDLPSLPPSPKSNPSLSPTFDRPVILQQAPTWSRAIVWGIVGVSGSLLLWASFFQIEEAVPAMGQLEPEGVVKDIASPSSGILSNIYVRNGQQVTAGEPLFQLDPATSESELASQLSLRQALQQENQFYQQQLTGSKSQAPATIPATMRLLAQNRQALLAENQLFRSQLAGNTQGVNLTPEQQSRWQSNQEEARSRIATVRLQIDQLQKQLDQAQGQLKSQRDILKVNQTILDDLEPVAKEGAIARVQYLRQVQEVQRGLAEVDRFQQDVNRLQVAIAEAKEKLKNTTVTVSRDLYGAIAENDKRIAEIDTQFSRTIVENNKKLAEILAKVKQLQTGLNYQTVRAPVAGTVFDLQAHSPGFVVTPDKPMLKVVPKDALVAEVYITNRDIGFVNSGMRADVRIDSFPFSEFGDIKGELIGIAADALPPTPERNFYSFPARIKLDQQYLKINDKQIPLQSGMAVSANIKIRKRTVMSLITDLFTREVESLNHLR
- the murI gene encoding glutamate racemase, which translates into the protein MNNWRRSSYRNISAGWIGVFDSGLGGLTVLKALQAQLPHESFLYFGDTAHLPYGERSAAEIITFVRQILAWMQQSGVKLGVMACNTSSALALEQVRREFDFPIIGLILPAAQVAVKKGKRIGIMATSATVNSQSYPQALQEQKPTIQVCQVACPEFVPLIEQNRCQDPYLRQVAQAYLEPLIEFGLDTLIYGCTHYPHIADVITPLLPPQVRQIDPAQAVAQAAIQELELLGLRQYRRERGTAKFAVSGNPEQFAHLASRWLGYYPYVEKVDLTAIHLSHVSMTVPPTPAS